A part of Caretta caretta isolate rCarCar2 chromosome 1, rCarCar1.hap1, whole genome shotgun sequence genomic DNA contains:
- the LOC125626461 gene encoding endogenous retrovirus group K member 9 Gag polyprotein-like, producing MVHAAKTRSDITAEELADLVSVCPVTWQDDGQGNQVANWVSLPYSVIRDVKKAIREFGLTSTYVSGLIEGLGTGYTLIPEDWKALLRMMLMPSQYVIWLSEYRQMAERQAQVYREQGIIYEHLVGEGQFATVQMQSQLPQAVFPIISTCAQHAFRKVPDSGKPTKSFASIRQGASESFMDFTNRLQEAILRQVDSPAAAQEILLKMAVENANEDCRRALQATSPGILELLDMLRACQNIGTQAHKAGVLAAALRKSGKEGKRCYRCGKEGHFQRECHSSTAPACPSKKCPKCRKGYHWANQCRSGSGNRATGPPRTQGQTGVFPTQTTVPLL from the coding sequence atggttcacgcagcgaagactcgctcagatattacagcagaggagctggctgatctggtctcagtctgtccagtgacctggcaggatgatggccagggcaaccaggttgcaaactgggtcagtttgccctactcggtgatcagagacgtaaagaaagcgattcgcgagttcggcctcactagcacaTATGtaagtggtctcattgaagggctaggtactgggtacaccctgatccctgaagattggaaggcgctgttgcgcatgatgctgatgcccagtcagtatgttatttggcttagtgagtatcggcagatggcggaacgccaagcccaggtatatagagagcaaggtatcatttatgagcacttggtaggggagggccagtttgctaccgttcagatgcagtctcaactccctcaggctgtcttccccattatttccacctgcgcccagcatgctttccggaaggtcccggattcgggcaagcctaccaaaagctttgccagtatccgtcagggtgcgtcagagtcctttatggattttaccaacagattgcaggaggctatcctccgacaggtggatagccctgcagcagctcaggagatcctgttaaaaatggcagttgaaaatgcgaatgaggattgccgccgtgcccTCCAGGCGACAAGCCCTGGGATTCTAGAGCTGttggacatgctgcgggcgtgccaaaacatcggaacCCAAGCCcataaggctggagttctggctgctgccctgcggaaaagcgggaaggaagggaagcgttgttaccgctgtggtaaggagggtcattttcagcgggagtgccacTCATCAACGGCGCCCGCttgcccctcaaagaagtgccccaagtgtcggaagggctatcactgggctaatcagtgtcgtagcgggtcgggaaaccgcgcgacgggtcccccccgaacccagggccaaacgggggtgtttcccactcagacaactgttcctctgctttaa